Proteins encoded by one window of Glycine soja cultivar W05 chromosome 15, ASM419377v2, whole genome shotgun sequence:
- the LOC114386914 gene encoding uncharacterized protein LOC114386914 — MAYNSSQNSQPALPMHLCFFLLTLFMFLSFSLYSSYEPIMESFMDQVKLVLMVSPLLLLLVVHFLCNYGSAGGVMSTLIPLPERESLHRAGGTPWGVGLVLVLLLFMVSYQSSFQERWFPILTR, encoded by the coding sequence ATGGCCTACAACTCTTCCCAAAATTCTCAACCTGCTCTCCCTATGCACCTGTGTTTCTTCTTGCTCACTTTGTTCATGTTCCTTAGTTTCTCATTGTACTCAAGCTACGAGCCAATAATGGAGAGCTTCATGGACCAAGTGAAGTTGGTTCTAATGGTTTCTCCACTGCTGCTTCTGCTTGTTGTGCACTTCCTTTGCAACTATGGAAGTGCTGGAGGGGTCATGTCTACACTGATTCCTTTGCCAGAGAGAGAGTCACTGCACAGAGCAGGTGGAACTCCTTGGGGGGTTGGGTTggttcttgttcttcttctcttcatggTCTCTTACCAGTCTTCTTTCCAAGAACGTTGGTTTCCTATCCTCACAAGGTGA
- the LOC114386269 gene encoding uncharacterized protein LOC114386269: MGSIIGNLSLKRLEQKDPISPYFFILCVETLSTIISQAIQAKAICGIKVCHRAPMVSHVLFADDSVIFARATPEETTHIKAILQSYELASSQMINPHKTELSCSRNVPSPRIDELKTLLGVKCSNLLRKEYGRRQRLEEEEEGFIKGKERNAHKICSTIHPNIHYELLLIT, from the coding sequence ATGGGGAGCATTATAGGAAATTTAAGCCTCAAAAGGCTTGAGCAAAAGGATCCTATATCCCCATACTTTTTCATTCTTTGTGTTGAAACATTGTCAACAATAATCTCTCAGGCAATTCAAGCAAAAGCAATTTGTGGTATTAAGGTATGTCATAGAGCTCCAATGGTCTCTCATGTACTATTTGCAGACGACAGTGTCATTTTTGCTAGAGCTACACCAGAAGAAACGACCCATATTAAGGCTATCCTACAGTCTTATGAATTGGCTTCAAGCCAGATGATAAATCCCCACAAAACAGAACTCTCTTGCAGCCGAAATGTGCCTAGTCCCAGAATTGATGAGTTGAAAACACTTCTAGGAGTCAAGTGTTCCAATTTGTTAAGGAAGGAGTATGGAAGAAGGCAAAggctagaagaagaagaagaaggctttATCAAAGGCAAGGAGAGAAATGCACATAAAATTTGTAGTACAATCCATCCCAACATACATTATGAGCTGCTTCTTATTACCTAA
- the LOC114388300 gene encoding E3 ubiquitin-protein ligase RNF181-like — MAATATATAEAKTYWCHECDMSVSLTLPPSPLLCPHCHTHFLELMDSPSLSQENDAESSLFDVVFQDALLLLNPNPNPNPKPLPSKPLPLPSLHVTPSLLSSLDPNGVVLCAVCKDQITLNAQAKQLPCQHLYHSDCITPWIELNSSCPLCRFRLEEEEEEGGDADADADAVMTEIRREIIARLTELTEEDFYGLRTTLSHIASRHALIEENQNHRAQIGEPRGGGGGGGGDSAC, encoded by the coding sequence ATGGCGGCGACGGCGACGGCGACGGCGGAAGCGAAAACCTACTGGTGCCACGAGTGCGACATGAGCGTGTCCCTGACTCTCCCACCCTCCCCTCTCCTCTGCCCTCACTGCCACACCCACTTCCTTGAACTCATGGACTCCCCAAGCCTCTCCCAAGAAAACGACGCCGAATCATCCCTCTTCGATGTCGTTTTTCAAGACGCACTCTTACTCctcaaccctaaccctaaccctaaccctaagccACTTCCCTCCAAACCCCTTCCCCTCCCCTCCCTCCACGTCACCCCCTCCCTCCTCTCCTCCCTCGACCCCAACGGCGTCGTTCTCTGCGCCGTCTGCAAAGACCAAATTACCCTCAACGCCCAAGCCAAACAATTGCCCTGCCAACACCTCTACCACTCCGATTGCATCACGCCGTGGATAGAACTCAACTCGTCGTGTCCGCTATGCAGGTTTCGGTTGGAGGAAGAAGAGGAGGAAGGTGGTGACGCCGACGCTGACGCCGACGCCGTTATGACGGAGATCAGGAGGGAGATCATTGCGAGGCTGACGGAGCTGACGGAGGAGGATTTCTACGGGCTCAGGACCACGCTCAGCCACATTGCCTCGCGCCACGCGCTCATCGAAGAGAACCAGAATCATCGCGCGCAGATTGGCGAGCCTCGCGGCGGCGGCGGTGGAGGTGGCGGCGATTCGGCTTGCTGA
- the LOC114387975 gene encoding AAA-ATPase At4g25835-like, with translation MPKPNASFFFFQNHVPPFSHRIRNLKTQTLQFQFPIFTPTNKFSIKPKHTEMEILSQMWSLLGLLTVLQNVLPSQLLSLLHSLYESLQDLLSPYSYFEIPEFNGYCGVDLNDLYRHAHLYLNASNHAPATACRRLTLSRSPSSNRISFAVAPNHTVHDAFRGHRVAWTHHVETAQDSLEERRSFTLRLPKRHRHALLSPYLAHVTSRAEEFERVSRERRLFTNNTTSSGSFESGWVSVPFRHPSTFETLAMEPELKKNIKNDLTAFAEGKEFYKRVGRAWKRGYLLHGPPGSGKSSLIAAMANFLCYDVYDLELTKVSDNSELRSLLIQTTNRSIIVIEDIDCSVDLTADRTVKKTQAGKLSLRSSNKKTTTSSSFTRCEESGRVTLSGLLNFTDGLWSCCGEERIVVFTTNHRDSVDPALVRCGRMDVHVSLATCGAHAFRELARNYLGLESHVLFQAVEGCIRGGGALTPAQVGEILLRNRGDADVAMREVLAAMQGRMLAVAAAANDQAENEEAVGVRSPESVLLMGSPENWDAFSGKKRKEQHGCNNLDKKVKFFVRLRSLTRSDPGR, from the coding sequence ATGCCCAAAcccaatgcttctttttttttttttcagaaccATGTTCCTCCTTTTTCGCACCGTATAAGAAACCTAAAAACCCAAACCCTTCAATTCCAGTTTCCAATTTTCACTCCcacaaacaaattttcaatCAAACCAAAACACACAGAAATGGAGATATTATCACAAATGTGGTCTCTGTTAGGGTTACTTACCGTTCTCCAGAACGTTCTTCCATCACAGCTTCTCTCGTTGCTTCATTCACTATACGAATCTCTTCAAGATCTACTTTCTCCGTACTCGTATTTCGAGATTCCGGAGTTCAACGGCTACTGCGGCGTCGACCTCAACGACCTCTACCGCCACGCGCACCTCTACCTCAACGCCTCGAACCACGCCCCCGCCACCGCGTGCCGCCGATTAACTCTCTCCCGATCGCCGTCTTCGAACCGCATTTCCTTCGCCGTCGCGCCGAACCACACCGTCCACGACGCCTTCCGCGGCCACCGCGTGGCGTGGACGCACCACGTGGAGACAGCTCAGGACTCGCTGGAGGAAAGGCGCAGCTTCACGCTCCGCCTGCCGAAGCGCCACCGCCACGCGCTCCTCTCGCCCTACCTCGCGCACGTGACCTCACGCGCCGAGGAGTTCGAGCGCGTCTCGCGCGAGCGGAGGCTCTTCACCAACAACACCACCTCTTCGGGCTCGTTCGAATCGGGTTGGGTCTCCGTCCCCTTCCGTCACCCTTCAACCTTCGAAACCCTAGCAATGGAGCCAGAActcaagaaaaacataaaaaacgaCTTAACGGCGTTTGCAGAGGGTAAAGAGTTTTATAAGCGCGTGGGCCGGGCCTGGAAGCGTGGGTATTTACTCCACGGCCCACCGGGCTCGGGTAAATCGAGCTTAATAGCGGCAATGGCGAATTTTCTCTGTTACGACGTTTACGACTTGGAACTAACCAAAGTCTCTGATAACTCCGAGTTACGCTCATTACTGATCCAAACGACGAACCGTTCAATTATagtgattgaagacattgactGTTCCGTTGACTTGACGGCGGATCGAACGGTTAAGAAAACGCAGGCTGGGAAGCTGTCGTTGAGGAGTAGTAATAAGAAGACGACGACGTCGTCGTCGTTTACGCGCTGTGAGGAGAGTGGGCGCGTCACGCTTTCGGGGCTTTTGAATTTCACCGATGGGTTGTGGAGTTGTTGCGGCGAAGAGAGGATTGTGGTGTTTACGACAAACCACAGGGATAGTGTGGACCCCGCGCTCGTGCGCTGTGGCCGCATGGACGTCCATGTTAGCCTTGCCACGTGTGGGGCCCATGCGTTCCGCGAGCTCGCGCGGAACTACCTCGGCTTGGAGTCGCACGTGCTGTTCCAGGCGGTGGAGGGGTGCATCCGCGGCGGTGGGGCCCTCACGCCGGCGCAGGTGGGAGAGATTTTGCTGCGGAATAGAGGGGATGCTGACGTCGCCATGAGGGAGGTGCTGGCGGCGATGCAGGGGAGGATGTTGGCCGTCGCCGCCGCCGCCAATGACCAGGCAGAGAATGAGGAGGCGGTTGGAGTTAGGTCGCCGGAGAGCGTGCTGCTGATGGGGTCGCCGGAGAATTGGGATGCGTTCAGTGGGAAGAAGAGGAAGGAGCAGCATGGGTGTAACAATTTGGATAAGAAAGTCAAGTTTTTCGTTAGGTTAAGGTCGTTGACCAGATCTGATCCTGGtagataa